The Candidatus Binatia bacterium genomic sequence TTCGTCGAGCGCGTCGAACGTGGTGCTGATCTCTTCGTAGGTCAGCGACCCCTGGGCTTTGCCGCGCGCAATTAGCTTTTTCTTAAGCTCTTCGAGCGTAACGGGAACCGGCTCGGCAACCGCCGCCGCGCTCCTCTTACGTGCCATTCCTTCTCAATTTCACCCCCTTTCCGTTTCGACCTTACCGCTTCAGTTTCGCGACGAGCGCCTCGAATTCTCCGCGGAGTTCTTCGGGGACGCCCTCGCCGCTCGCCAGGCGGTCGTCTATGAGATTCGATAGTTCGCGGTATCGCTGCCGCTCGTCTTCGAGCTGCAATCGCTCGACCACCCGTTCCAAATGCGCCCTGCGATCCTCCGAGTTGCCGTAGCGAACCGCGGAACTGCGGTCGCGCCTGCCCAGCTCGGCGAGAAGGTCGAGCACGGCTTGGTCCTCCGCAAAGAGGCCGAAGACGTCCGCCGTCGACGTTAACACGTCACCGGCGGCGACGATCCGCTCGTAGATCCTGCGATAGACCTCGTTGCGGAAACGCGACGCGGCGATGCGGTTCGCGTACTCGGAGCCCAGCGAAGGCTCCTCGAGGAGAATGCTCACGACTTCGCGTTCGAAGGAGAGCACTTCCACCGAGGTCTTGACGTGACGGCTTTCGGCGAATGCCGCGTGCGCGCGCGGCGCGAAGTTTGCGCGATCGGCGAGAAACGGGCTATTCCGAAGGTCGTCCACGTTCACCTGCAGCCGGTTGGCGACGTGGACGCGCCAGCGATCCCACTCTTCGCGCGGCGCGAGCCGGCGTATGAGTGCTTCGGCCTTCGGCGCGACTCTGGCCGGAGAATCGAAACCGGCGCGCAGCTTCTCGACTTCGGCGTCGATCCGAAACTCGATCGCGGGTCGGGCGGAATCCAGCAGGCGGCGGAACGCCTCGGCCCCGTGCGTTCGAACGAACGTGTCGGGATCGTCGCCGGACGGGAGCAGGACGATTCGAACCGCGAGCCCCGCGTCCTCGACTGCCCTAGACGCTACTTCGATCGCTTTGGTTGCAGCCGCGCTCCCGGCCGCGTCGCCGTCGAAGCAAAGGTAGACGTAATCGGCATACTTGCGCAGCTCCGCCGCTTGCTCTGCCGTGAACGACGTTCCGAGCGCCGCCACGGCGTTCTCGAAGCCGGCCTGGTGGAGCGCGATGCAATCGAGGTAGCCCTCGACGACGATGATCGTGCGGTCGCCCTGCGCCGCCCGGCGCGCGAGATTGAGCGCAAAGAGATGGTGGCCTTTGACGTAGACCGGAGTCGTCGCGGTGTTGAGGTATTTCGGCTCGCCGTCGCCGATCGCGCGCCCGCCGAACGCAATGACGTCGCCGGTGGTCGAGTAGGTGGGTATCATTAGGCGGTTCCGGTAGAAATCGTAGTAGCCGCGCTGTCCGCTCTTGACGAGCCCGGCTCTCGCCGCCAGCGCGAGATCTATTCCGTTGCGCTCGAGCTCGTTGACGAGGCCGCCCCACGAGTCGGGCGCGTAGCCGAGATTGAAACGCGCGACCGTCGCCTCCGCGAAGCCGCGCCTGCGGCAGTACTCGCGTGCGGCTGCCCCGCGCTCCTGCCCGAGCATCGCGGCGTAGTATTCGGCGGCGATGCGGTTCGCGTCGTAGATCGCCTCGCGCTCGCTGCGCGCGCGGCTCGCGTAGGGGCTCTCGGGCTCCAGCTCGACGCCGGCCTTCTTCGCCAGCGCGCGCACGGCATCGCCGAACGCGAGGTTCTCCGACTTCTGCACGAAGGTGATGACGTCGCCGCCCACGCCGCAGCCGAAGCACTTGAAGAAGCCGCGATCGGGATGCACGTGGAACGAGGGCGTCTTCTCGGCGTGAAACGGGCAGAGCCCGACGAGGTCGTTGCCGCGTTTGCGAAGCGGCACGAATTCACCGATGAAGCTTGCGATATCTATGCGAGCCCGGATGTCGCGCAGAACGCCTTGATCGTATCTCACGGATAAGTCCATCTAGGACTTTCGTCGCGCGATGCGAAGGTTCCGTCGCCGTCGTGAAGCGCATCTTCGATCCGATCCATCACTTCATCGAGTTATCCACAGCGGAAGCGCGCCTTCTCGATCTGCCCGTCCTCCAGCGGCTGCGGCGCTTACGCCAGTTGGGACTGGCCTACCTCGCCTTCCCGTCGGCGGAACATTCTCGGTTCACGCACGCGCTCGGCGCCCTCGCGATGGGCACGCGCGCCTTCGACGAGCTGCTGCGCAGGAACCCGGCGCTCTTCGGCAGCGCCGGCGATGCGGCGTACCAGCGGCGGCTCCTCCGCGCCGCGCTTCTGTTGCACGACATCGGTCACGGCCCGTTTAGCCATTCTTGCGAGAGCGTGCTCGGCGTTCGCCACGAGGAGCGCACGAGGGCGATGCTGGACCTCCCCGACGTCGCACGCGGCATCGCCGACCTCGAAGTAGATGCCGGCGAGACGCTCGGCCTGATCCTCGGAGACCCGCAGAGCCGCTATCCGGCGTTGCGCGAGCTCGTGAGCGGACCGAATCTCGACGCCGATCGGATGGATTACCTCCAGCGCGACGCCTACTTCACCGGCGTCGCGACCGGGCGCTACGACGCGGACCAACTCGTCGCGTCGCTGCGGCTGATCGAGCGCGGGGGCAAGACCGTCGTCGGCATAGATCGCCGCGGCGTCGTCGCGCTCGAGTCGTTCGTCATGGCGCGGTACATGATGTTCGCCTCGGTCTACTTCCACCACACGACGCGGATGTTCGAGCACGTGCTCCACGACGTGCTGCGCGCGCTCTGGCCCGATCCGCGCGCGCTCGATCCCGTCGGGGAGTTCCTGCGTTGGGACGACTTCCGCGTGCTCGACTCGCTCGACGACCAGAGCGGCGAGCCGGCGCGGGTGCTGCGTAACCGGATCCGGGTCTACGCGCTCGCGGCGGAGTTCAACGCCGAGCGCGACCTCCGCGCGTTCGAGGCGTGCGAGGCGGCCTTACGCGACCGCTTCGGGAGCGAGAACGTCTGGGCCGACGAGCAGTCGCAGTTGATGCACCGCCTTCCGTTTGGAATCGGCGAAGAGCAGACGGTCTGGGTGGACGGACCGAGCGGCCCGGTGGACGCGCGCGAAGCGTCGGACCTCATCGCGAAGCTCAGCGGAAAGGCCTACTGGCGAAAACTCTTCGTGCTTCGCAAGGCCGTCGACGCGCGCGAGGCGCGCACGCTCTGCGGAGACGTTCTGGCGCGCCTACGTTAGCACGCCGAGAGCCGACTGCGCCGCTGCGAGGCGCGCGATCGGAACGCGGTACGGCGACGCGGAGACGTAGTCGAGCCCCAAGCGATCGCAGAAAGCGACGCTGCTCGGTTCGCCGCCGTGCTCGCCGCAGATCCCGATCTTCATCCCTGCACGCGCCCCGCGCCCGAGCTTGACGCCCTCTTCCATCAAACTGCCGACGCCGCGCCGATCGAGCACCTGGAAGGGATCTTCTTTGAGGATTCGCTTTTCGAGGTAGACCGGGATGAACGATCCCTCGGCGTCGTCGCGACTGTATCCGTACGTCGTCTGCGTGAGGTCGTTGGTGCCGAACGAGAAGAACTCCGCGTAGGCGGCCAGCTCGTCGGCGACGACGCAGGCGCGCGGCAGCTCGATCATCGTACCGATATGATACTCCAGCTCGACGCCGGTGCGGGCGATCACCTCGTCGGCGACGCGCTTTGCCGCGTCGCGCGTGGTCTGCATCTCCTCTTTCGTGCCGACCCCGGGAATCATCACCTCCGGGCGCGCGTCGACGCCCTCGCGGCGCAAGGCGCAAGCGGCCTCGAAGATCGCCCGAACCTGCATCTCGTAGATCTCGGGAAAGACGATGCCGAGGCGGCAGACGCGTAGGCCGAGCATCGGATTCTGCTCGTGTAACTGCTGCACGCGGCGGAG encodes the following:
- the dnaG gene encoding DNA primase, producing the protein MRYDQGVLRDIRARIDIASFIGEFVPLRKRGNDLVGLCPFHAEKTPSFHVHPDRGFFKCFGCGVGGDVITFVQKSENLAFGDAVRALAKKAGVELEPESPYASRARSEREAIYDANRIAAEYYAAMLGQERGAAAREYCRRRGFAEATVARFNLGYAPDSWGGLVNELERNGIDLALAARAGLVKSGQRGYYDFYRNRLMIPTYSTTGDVIAFGGRAIGDGEPKYLNTATTPVYVKGHHLFALNLARRAAQGDRTIIVVEGYLDCIALHQAGFENAVAALGTSFTAEQAAELRKYADYVYLCFDGDAAGSAAATKAIEVASRAVEDAGLAVRIVLLPSGDDPDTFVRTHGAEAFRRLLDSARPAIEFRIDAEVEKLRAGFDSPARVAPKAEALIRRLAPREEWDRWRVHVANRLQVNVDDLRNSPFLADRANFAPRAHAAFAESRHVKTSVEVLSFEREVVSILLEEPSLGSEYANRIAASRFRNEVYRRIYERIVAAGDVLTSTADVFGLFAEDQAVLDLLAELGRRDRSSAVRYGNSEDRRAHLERVVERLQLEDERQRYRELSNLIDDRLASGEGVPEELRGEFEALVAKLKR
- a CDS encoding HD domain-containing protein, with amino-acid sequence MKRIFDPIHHFIELSTAEARLLDLPVLQRLRRLRQLGLAYLAFPSAEHSRFTHALGALAMGTRAFDELLRRNPALFGSAGDAAYQRRLLRAALLLHDIGHGPFSHSCESVLGVRHEERTRAMLDLPDVARGIADLEVDAGETLGLILGDPQSRYPALRELVSGPNLDADRMDYLQRDAYFTGVATGRYDADQLVASLRLIERGGKTVVGIDRRGVVALESFVMARYMMFASVYFHHTTRMFEHVLHDVLRALWPDPRALDPVGEFLRWDDFRVLDSLDDQSGEPARVLRNRIRVYALAAEFNAERDLRAFEACEAALRDRFGSENVWADEQSQLMHRLPFGIGEEQTVWVDGPSGPVDAREASDLIAKLSGKAYWRKLFVLRKAVDAREARTLCGDVLARLR